From a single Vanessa atalanta chromosome 26, ilVanAtal1.2, whole genome shotgun sequence genomic region:
- the LOC125073998 gene encoding spherulin-2A-like, translating into MVSKLFPILFILPAIYAKIEVEITANNNEVNDVHITGASMAILGEKDKSTFGLTEDNLKKAMEKMGMNPDNMFLNSPTPWGDLFKTLIWEPTRMSFEPKKATILSKNSEQVLIKSKNIHNKNTEPLTLKIDMKQLVKNTVTSKWSKEGELEVGNINYKFNLNVPEIEDFSFISNGLEDMEKFVPMTIGGMSEITLKPKQDVVAELYATAMHTMVRVDYETRLTGNVALNFDKKYEGHRFWSVDINMLLTAGELKKVVHSSEIIEVVHFTEPKVLVKDATTGEVIFSAPLKMY; encoded by the coding sequence ATGGTTTCAAAATTATTCCCCATACTCTTCATACTACCGGCGATCTACGCTAAGATAGAAGTAGAAATCACCGCCAACAACAACGAAGTCAATGATGTCCACATAACGGGCGCTTCCATGGCTATCTTAGGCGAAAAAGACAAATCCACCTTTGGTCTCACCGAAGACAATTTAAAGAAAGCAATGGAAAAAATGGGAATGAACCCTGACAACATGTTCCTCAACAGTCCCACGCCCTGGGGCGACTTATTCAAAACACTGATCTGGGAACCCACTAGAATGTCTTTCGAGCCCAAAAAAGCAACGATTTTGTCGAAAAATTCCGAGCAAGTCTTGATTAAATCCAAAAACATCCACAACAAAAACACGGAACCTTTAACTCTTAAGATAGATATGAAACAATTAGTTAAGAATACTGTGACGTCAAAATGGAGCAAGGAAGGCGAATTGGAAGttggaaatattaattacaaattcaacTTGAACGTGCCTGAAATTGAAGATTTCTCCTTCATATCAAATGGACTTGAAGATATGGAGAAATTCGTACCAATGACTATTGGAGGCATGTCTGAAATTACACTGAAACCGAAGCAAGATGTCGTCGCAGAATTATACGCTACGGCTATGCACACGATGGTACGAGTGGATTATGAGACCAGATTAACTGGAAACGTCGCTTTGAACTTCGATAAAAAATACGAAGGTCATCGTTTCTGGTCCGTTGATATCAACATGCTTTTGACGGCTGGAGAATTGAAGAAGGTCGTGCACTCCTCTGAGATTATTGAAGTTGTACATTTCACTGAACCCAAGGTCTTGGTTAAGGACGCAACAACAGGCGAAGTTATCTTTTCAGCTcccttaaaaatgtattga